A window from Dehalococcoidales bacterium encodes these proteins:
- the ftsH gene encoding ATP-dependent zinc metalloprotease FtsH, translated as MKSNWRRNSIIYIVILLAAVLLFSLLMPNSNPIEEVPLGQVITMSQNNEIQKIVVDGDLLTITTTGGEELRAYKEPNASIYDVRDLNLTNVTVDVKGSSGINWANLIVTSLPFLLIILFLFFLFRQARGANNQAMSFGRSRARLFPANRATVTFADVAGAEEAKQDMQEVVDFLKSKEKFQALGARIPKGVLLVGPPGTGKTLMARAVAGEADVPFFSISGSEFVEMFVGVGASRVRDLFDQAKRNTPCIIFIDEIDAVGRQRGTGLGGSHDEREQTLNQILVEMDGFDTNTNVIVIAATNRPDILDPALLRPGRFDRRVMLDLPDITGRLAILKVHTNGKPLDKTVDLETLARGTVGFSGADLSNIVNEAAILAARRSLKTIGSREFEESVDRVLAGPERKSRKISAKEKEITAYHEAGHAMVGRMLPNADPIHKISIVSRGMIGGYTKQLPAEDRYLHTRSYMKDMLAYSLGGRAAEEIIFNEITDGARSDIERATKLARAMVTDYGMSDKLGPRTFGHKEEMVFLGREISEQRDYSEEVARQIDEEVQKIISEAHSLAREVLTKNRKKLELLAKELMNKETLEGKDLDKFFDDIGIAKRAPRVRKTDIPVPVKPVSEGEVVPQPKKAPSVPQLVPKQTPAPSD; from the coding sequence ATGAAATCGAATTGGCGACGCAATAGTATTATATATATCGTAATCTTACTGGCGGCGGTGCTGCTTTTCTCCTTGCTCATGCCCAATAGCAATCCCATAGAGGAAGTGCCGCTGGGCCAGGTTATCACCATGTCCCAGAACAATGAGATCCAGAAAATCGTGGTGGACGGCGACCTCCTGACGATAACGACTACCGGCGGCGAAGAGCTGCGGGCTTACAAGGAGCCGAACGCCAGCATCTATGATGTCCGGGACCTGAACCTGACCAACGTTACCGTGGACGTGAAAGGCTCGTCCGGGATTAACTGGGCTAACCTGATAGTCACCAGCCTGCCTTTCCTGCTCATTATCCTCTTCCTGTTCTTCCTCTTCCGGCAGGCGCGCGGCGCCAACAACCAGGCCATGAGCTTCGGGCGCAGCCGGGCGCGTCTTTTCCCCGCCAACCGCGCCACCGTCACCTTCGCGGATGTGGCCGGGGCGGAAGAAGCCAAGCAGGACATGCAGGAAGTGGTTGATTTCCTCAAGTCCAAGGAGAAATTCCAGGCGCTCGGCGCCCGCATCCCCAAGGGTGTTCTGCTGGTCGGCCCCCCCGGCACCGGCAAGACGTTGATGGCCCGGGCCGTGGCCGGCGAGGCCGATGTCCCGTTCTTCTCCATCAGCGGCTCCGAGTTCGTGGAAATGTTCGTGGGCGTGGGCGCTTCCCGCGTGCGGGACCTCTTCGACCAGGCCAAGCGCAATACGCCCTGTATTATCTTTATCGATGAAATAGACGCCGTCGGGCGGCAGCGCGGCACCGGGCTGGGCGGCAGCCACGATGAGCGCGAGCAGACACTGAACCAGATTCTGGTGGAGATGGACGGCTTCGATACCAATACCAACGTTATCGTTATCGCCGCCACCAACCGCCCTGATATCCTGGATCCCGCCCTGCTCCGCCCCGGCCGTTTCGACCGCCGCGTGATGCTGGACCTGCCGGATATCACCGGACGGCTGGCTATCCTTAAAGTGCACACCAACGGCAAACCGCTGGACAAGACGGTGGACCTGGAGACGCTGGCCAGAGGCACGGTGGGCTTCAGCGGCGCTGATTTGTCCAACATCGTTAACGAGGCGGCTATCCTGGCGGCCAGGCGCAGCCTGAAAACCATCGGCTCCAGGGAGTTCGAGGAGTCGGTGGACCGGGTGCTGGCCGGGCCGGAACGCAAGAGCCGTAAAATCAGCGCCAAAGAAAAAGAAATCACTGCGTATCACGAGGCGGGGCACGCCATGGTGGGCAGGATGCTGCCCAACGCCGACCCCATCCATAAAATATCCATCGTTTCCCGCGGCATGATCGGCGGCTATACCAAGCAGCTGCCAGCGGAAGACCGCTATTTGCATACCCGCTCCTACATGAAGGATATGCTGGCCTACTCCCTCGGCGGCCGGGCTGCCGAGGAAATTATCTTTAACGAGATTACCGACGGCGCCCGCAGCGATATCGAACGCGCCACCAAGCTGGCCCGCGCCATGGTCACCGACTACGGTATGAGCGATAAGCTCGGCCCCCGGACTTTCGGCCATAAGGAAGAGATGGTTTTCCTGGGCCGTGAAATCTCGGAGCAGCGGGACTACAGCGAGGAAGTCGCCCGCCAGATTGATGAAGAGGTACAGAAAATCATCAGTGAAGCCCACAGCCTGGCCCGTGAAGTCCTGACCAAAAACCGGAAAAAGCTGGAGCTTCTGGCCAAAGAGCTGATGAACAAGGAGACGCTGGAGGGCAAGGACCTGGACAAGTTCTTCGACGATATTGGTATCGCCAAGCGCGCGCCCAGGGTCAGGAAGACCGATATCCCCGTCCCGGTCAAGCCCGTCAGTGAGGGCGAGGTGGTGCCGCAGCCCAAGAAGGCCCCCTCGGTGCCGCAGCTGGTGCCCAAGCAGACTCCGGCCCCTTCTGACTAG
- a CDS encoding molybdenum cofactor biosynthesis protein MoaE: MITITDKPISPETVVSQAKTLDSGCVVTYVGLIRDNSRGKPVQSVEYKDADGRAAARLEEIAGEIQQKFPVKRVVIHHRVGKLKVGDINLVVAVAAAHRGEGLDAVAFAVDTFKERLPTSKTETYLDGATWAGH, encoded by the coding sequence ATGATTACCATCACGGATAAACCTATATCCCCGGAAACGGTAGTAAGCCAGGCCAAGACCCTGGACAGTGGCTGCGTGGTCACCTACGTCGGCCTTATCCGGGACAACTCCCGCGGCAAGCCGGTGCAAAGCGTGGAATATAAAGACGCTGACGGCCGGGCCGCTGCCAGACTAGAGGAAATTGCCGGAGAGATTCAGCAAAAATTCCCGGTCAAACGGGTGGTCATTCACCACCGGGTGGGGAAGCTTAAGGTGGGGGATATCAATCTGGTGGTGGCGGTGGCGGCGGCGCACCGCGGCGAGGGACTGGACGCCGTGGCCTTTGCCGTGGACACTTTCAAAGAGCGGCTGCCCACCTCCAAGACAGAGACCTACCTGGACGGCGCCACCTGGGCCGGACACTAA
- a CDS encoding polyprenyl synthetase family protein: MELRQIYAPIQEDLEKVKENLKSVSKIDYTWLSEQLSYVVSETGKGMRPAMTLLSGKSFDYDLEHLMPMAVSVELMHTATLVHDDAIDKASTRRGQATINSVWGDEIAILMGDFLFAKAGEVVADTQMLRVVKLFSQTLGIISSGEIGQFRGAFNYDQTRESYFRRIYRKTASLFSLSTQSGAILAHAPEESVVIMKEYGDNLGLAFQIVDDILDFTSTEERMGKPVGSDLIQGTLTLPAMLVIERDPEGNPVKKLFETKDKKYVEEAIDQVRNSSVIKECYKIAGEYRDTAIRNLKTLPKTTARQSLFDLADFVVKQGS; the protein is encoded by the coding sequence TTGGAACTTAGACAGATTTACGCTCCCATTCAGGAAGATTTGGAAAAAGTCAAAGAAAACTTGAAGTCCGTCAGCAAAATCGACTACACGTGGCTGTCCGAGCAGCTGAGCTACGTGGTGAGCGAAACGGGCAAAGGAATGCGCCCGGCCATGACGCTGCTCTCCGGCAAGTCCTTCGACTATGACCTGGAACACCTGATGCCGATGGCCGTATCCGTGGAGCTGATGCACACCGCCACCCTCGTCCACGATGACGCTATCGATAAAGCTTCCACCCGGCGCGGGCAGGCCACCATCAACAGCGTCTGGGGGGATGAAATCGCCATTCTGATGGGGGACTTCCTCTTCGCTAAAGCCGGCGAGGTCGTGGCGGACACGCAGATGCTGCGGGTGGTGAAGCTGTTTTCCCAGACCCTGGGCATCATATCCAGCGGGGAAATCGGCCAGTTCCGCGGCGCTTTTAATTACGACCAGACGCGGGAAAGCTATTTCCGGCGCATCTACCGCAAGACGGCCTCCCTGTTCTCCCTTTCCACGCAGTCCGGCGCCATCCTAGCCCATGCCCCGGAGGAATCCGTGGTCATCATGAAAGAGTACGGCGATAACCTGGGGCTGGCTTTCCAGATAGTGGACGATATCCTGGACTTTACCAGCACCGAGGAAAGAATGGGCAAGCCGGTTGGCTCCGACCTTATCCAGGGGACGCTGACGCTGCCGGCGATGCTGGTTATCGAGCGGGACCCGGAAGGCAACCCGGTAAAAAAGCTGTTCGAGACCAAAGACAAGAAGTACGTGGAGGAAGCCATCGACCAGGTGAGAAACTCCTCGGTAATCAAGGAGTGCTACAAGATAGCCGGGGAATACCGCGATACCGCCATCCGCAACCTGAAAACGCTGCCCAAGACCACCGCCCGCCAGTCGCTCTTTGACCTGGCCGACTTCGTGGTGAAGCAGGGTAGTTAG
- the metG gene encoding methionine--tRNA ligase, producing the protein MSERIFIGVGWPYANGHLHLGHIAGAYLPADIFARWHRAKGHEVLMVSGSDRHGTPITIRAEQEGITPAEVADKYHASFLEAWRGLGITWDLYTSTGTDNHAAVTQDIFNTLMKNGYIYKASTSQPYCPKCRRFLPDRYVEGTCPFCGDKGARGDECDQCGKPLNAAELKEPRCRNCGTPPEFRETEHFFFKLSAFQEKLTDWVKAQGHWRPSVQNFTLGFLKEGLNDRAITRDIDWGIKVPLPGFESKRFYVWFENIIGYLSASKEWAQIQGDPEKWRRFWEGDAKSYYFIGKDNTVFHTMNWPAMLMGYGGLNLPYDVPANEYLTFESKKGSKSRNWAVWVPDYLSRYAPDPLRYILSINMPESNDTDFSWREYVRRNNDELVATWGNLVNRVLTFTYKNFEGKVPESGQPEASAAALNRKAAEVNAQVDALLGHCRFKAAIQQAMSLAQETNRYLDEQAPWKKIKEDKPAAAAALYTAIGAITCLKNMLYPFLPFTSQKVHEYLGYEGKIEDYLRANPAPGLPEAGQKLREPKPLFTKLDDSVIEEETKRIGT; encoded by the coding sequence ATGAGCGAGAGAATTTTCATCGGGGTGGGCTGGCCTTACGCCAACGGACACCTTCACCTTGGGCATATCGCCGGGGCATACCTGCCGGCGGACATCTTCGCCCGCTGGCACCGCGCCAAAGGCCACGAGGTGCTGATGGTCTCCGGCTCCGACCGGCACGGCACCCCGATAACCATCCGCGCCGAGCAGGAAGGCATTACCCCCGCCGAGGTGGCCGATAAGTACCACGCGTCTTTCCTGGAGGCGTGGCGGGGACTGGGCATCACCTGGGACCTGTACACCTCCACCGGGACGGACAACCACGCCGCCGTTACCCAGGACATATTCAATACCCTGATGAAAAACGGGTATATTTATAAAGCCAGCACCTCCCAGCCCTACTGCCCCAAATGCCGGCGCTTCCTGCCGGACCGCTACGTGGAGGGCACCTGTCCTTTCTGCGGGGACAAGGGGGCGCGGGGCGACGAATGCGACCAATGCGGCAAGCCGCTGAACGCCGCCGAGCTTAAAGAGCCCCGCTGCCGCAACTGCGGCACCCCCCCGGAGTTCCGGGAAACGGAGCATTTCTTCTTCAAGCTGAGCGCTTTCCAGGAAAAGCTGACGGACTGGGTGAAAGCCCAGGGTCACTGGCGCCCCAGCGTGCAGAACTTTACCCTGGGGTTTCTCAAGGAGGGGCTCAACGACCGCGCCATCACCCGGGACATCGACTGGGGCATCAAAGTGCCGCTGCCCGGCTTCGAGAGCAAGCGGTTTTATGTCTGGTTCGAGAATATCATCGGCTACCTTTCCGCCAGCAAGGAGTGGGCGCAAATACAGGGCGACCCGGAAAAGTGGCGGCGGTTCTGGGAGGGGGATGCTAAAAGCTATTACTTCATCGGCAAGGACAATACCGTCTTCCATACCATGAACTGGCCGGCCATGCTGATGGGCTACGGCGGACTCAACCTCCCCTATGACGTCCCCGCCAACGAGTACCTCACCTTTGAAAGCAAGAAGGGCTCCAAAAGCCGCAACTGGGCGGTATGGGTGCCGGACTACCTCTCCCGCTACGCCCCGGACCCGCTGCGCTACATCCTCTCCATCAACATGCCGGAAAGCAACGATACTGATTTCTCCTGGCGGGAGTACGTGCGCCGCAACAACGACGAGCTGGTGGCCACCTGGGGCAACCTGGTCAACCGGGTGCTGACCTTTACCTACAAGAATTTTGAAGGGAAAGTGCCGGAGTCCGGCCAACCGGAGGCAAGCGCCGCCGCCCTGAACCGGAAAGCCGCCGAGGTCAATGCGCAGGTGGACGCGCTGCTGGGCCATTGCCGCTTCAAGGCGGCCATACAGCAGGCCATGTCCCTGGCGCAGGAGACCAACCGCTACCTGGACGAGCAGGCCCCCTGGAAGAAAATCAAGGAAGACAAACCGGCGGCGGCCGCAGCGCTTTACACCGCCATCGGCGCGATTACCTGCCTGAAAAATATGCTGTACCCTTTCCTGCCCTTTACTTCACAAAAGGTACACGAATACCTGGGCTACGAGGGAAAAATAGAAGATTACCTGCGGGCCAACCCCGCGCCGGGGCTGCCGGAGGCGGGACAAAAACTGAGAGAGCCAAAGCCGCTTTTTACCAAGCTCGATGACAGCGTTATTGAAGAGGAGACCAAACGCATTGGAACTTAG
- the rsmI gene encoding 16S rRNA (cytidine(1402)-2'-O)-methyltransferase, whose translation MPALYVVATPIGNLEDISLRAIRILKEVKLIAAEDTRKTRRLLTTYDIKTPLTSYYEHNKMSKLDYILGQLKENDVALVSEAGMPGISDPGYELIAAAAGRNIPVVPVPGASAIITALAVSGLPTDRFSFIGFLPNRAAARRRALEEVADDTGSIIALEAPHRLAAALEDILSVLGNRRMAVGRELTKLHEEVFRGTVAEAIKHFTAPRGEFTLVIEGRGEREKPVLTGAVEQQLRDLYRGGASAKEAVAAVAGDTGLKRKELYQTWLKMGEKGELKN comes from the coding sequence ATGCCGGCTCTTTACGTTGTGGCCACCCCTATCGGCAACCTAGAGGATATTTCCCTGCGGGCCATCCGCATCCTCAAAGAGGTGAAACTGATTGCCGCCGAAGACACCCGCAAAACGCGGCGGCTGCTGACCACCTATGACATTAAAACGCCGCTGACCAGCTACTACGAGCATAACAAGATGTCCAAACTCGACTATATTCTGGGGCAGCTGAAAGAAAACGATGTGGCGCTGGTCTCCGAGGCGGGGATGCCGGGCATTTCCGACCCCGGCTACGAGCTTATCGCCGCCGCCGCCGGACGGAACATACCGGTGGTGCCGGTGCCGGGGGCTTCCGCCATTATCACGGCGCTGGCGGTATCCGGCCTGCCCACGGACAGGTTCAGCTTTATCGGCTTCCTGCCCAACCGCGCCGCCGCCCGCCGCCGCGCCCTGGAAGAGGTCGCTGACGATACGGGCAGCATCATCGCACTGGAAGCGCCGCACCGGCTGGCCGCCGCGCTGGAGGACATCCTCAGCGTATTAGGCAACCGGCGCATGGCCGTGGGGCGGGAACTGACCAAGCTGCACGAGGAGGTCTTCAGGGGGACGGTGGCGGAAGCCATCAAGCATTTCACCGCGCCGAGGGGGGAGTTCACACTGGTGATAGAGGGGCGGGGGGAGAGGGAAAAGCCTGTTTTGACCGGCGCCGTGGAGCAGCAGCTGCGTGATTTGTACCGCGGCGGCGCCTCCGCTAAAGAAGCCGTGGCCGCCGTGGCCGGCGATACGGGACTGAAACGCAAAGAGCTTTACCAGACGTGGCTTAAGATGGGGGAGAAGGGAGAACTTAAAAATTAA
- a CDS encoding GuaB3 family IMP dehydrogenase-related protein: MCSTKATPKFKQLKQSYGFDEVAIVPGDVTLNPDQTTTDFQIGDFKFSIPFLTSAMDSVVDVKLAIQINKLGGLGVLNLDGIQARYADPDEVLEKIAKANDAEVTELLQQVYKEPIKDNLVGDRVQAVKKAGAVCAISLIPANTKRLTPIVEEAGADILVVQSTVTSARHISKSYRGLIFSEMVNQTRMPIVVGNCVSYNACLDLMRTGIAGVLVGVGPGAACTSREVLGIGVPQITATIDCAAARDEYYRESGKYIPIITDGGLRKGGDICKSFAAGTDAVMIGSPFAQTKEAPGRGYHWGMSHPHPALPRGTRIKVGTNTTLEKLLFGPTSVVHGTENFVGALRTAMGFCGAANIREMHDAQMVIAPALATEGKYYQMMQRV; the protein is encoded by the coding sequence ATGTGCAGCACAAAAGCGACCCCCAAATTCAAACAGCTCAAACAGTCCTACGGTTTTGACGAAGTTGCCATCGTGCCCGGGGACGTCACCCTCAATCCTGACCAGACCACTACGGATTTTCAAATCGGCGATTTCAAGTTCTCCATTCCCTTTTTAACCTCCGCCATGGACTCCGTGGTGGACGTTAAACTGGCTATCCAGATTAACAAGCTGGGCGGGCTGGGCGTCCTTAACCTCGACGGTATCCAGGCACGCTACGCCGACCCCGATGAAGTGCTGGAAAAAATCGCCAAGGCTAATGACGCGGAAGTCACCGAGCTTCTCCAGCAGGTCTACAAAGAGCCGATTAAGGATAACCTGGTCGGCGATAGGGTCCAGGCCGTCAAGAAAGCCGGCGCGGTCTGCGCCATCTCCCTGATACCCGCCAATACCAAGCGGCTGACGCCCATCGTGGAAGAGGCCGGCGCGGATATCCTGGTGGTGCAGTCCACCGTTACCAGCGCCCGCCATATTTCCAAGAGCTACCGCGGCCTGATATTCTCGGAAATGGTGAACCAGACCAGGATGCCCATCGTGGTGGGCAACTGCGTCAGCTATAACGCCTGCCTTGATTTGATGCGCACCGGTATCGCCGGCGTGCTGGTCGGCGTTGGCCCCGGCGCCGCCTGTACCTCCCGCGAGGTGCTCGGCATCGGCGTGCCGCAGATTACGGCTACCATCGACTGCGCGGCGGCCAGAGACGAATACTACCGCGAGTCCGGTAAATATATCCCCATCATTACCGATGGCGGCCTGCGCAAGGGCGGCGATATCTGTAAGTCTTTTGCCGCCGGCACGGACGCGGTGATGATCGGCTCGCCCTTCGCCCAGACCAAGGAAGCGCCCGGGCGCGGCTATCACTGGGGTATGTCCCACCCGCATCCCGCCCTCCCCCGGGGGACGCGCATCAAGGTGGGGACGAACACCACCCTGGAAAAGCTGCTCTTCGGCCCCACTTCCGTCGTGCACGGCACGGAAAACTTCGTGGGCGCTTTACGCACGGCTATGGGCTTCTGCGGCGCCGCCAATATCCGGGAAATGCATGACGCCCAGATGGTCATCGCCCCCGCCCTCGCCACCGAGGGCAAGTATTACCAGATGATGCAGCGGGTCTAG
- a CDS encoding aminoglycoside 6-adenylyltransferase, translating to MSIPDERGVIPRLLGWAEGKSDIRAVLLTSSRARPGAELDGFSDYDVILVAKDIRPYLDDESWLEAYGKVMVVYRDPVQVEYGFERFIRVTYYRDYSRIDYTIWPVGLLDKDNLTRGMKPPTCTAYIPSPPSEQEYRRAIETFFSDATYVAKALRRDDLFLAKHCLDQIMKFKYLRLMLEWLMEIENGWKLKTGAYGKGLKKLTRPELWAELESTYTGAGKEENWEALFRTIALFRKTAKEVGTKMGFAYPQELDNNVVKYLDDVRNERIP from the coding sequence ATGAGCATACCGGACGAACGCGGCGTAATCCCCAGACTGCTGGGCTGGGCGGAGGGGAAAAGCGACATCCGGGCGGTGCTTTTAACCAGCTCCCGCGCCCGGCCCGGCGCGGAACTGGACGGATTTTCCGATTACGATGTCATCCTGGTAGCCAAAGACATCCGGCCATACCTGGACGATGAAAGCTGGCTGGAGGCTTACGGCAAGGTAATGGTGGTCTACCGCGACCCGGTTCAAGTTGAATATGGCTTTGAACGCTTTATCAGGGTAACGTATTATCGGGACTATTCCAGAATCGACTATACCATCTGGCCGGTGGGGCTGCTGGATAAAGATAACCTCACCAGAGGCATGAAGCCCCCCACCTGCACCGCCTATATCCCTTCACCCCCCTCCGAACAGGAGTACCGGCGGGCTATCGAGACTTTTTTCTCGGATGCCACTTACGTGGCCAAAGCCCTGCGGCGGGATGACCTGTTCCTGGCCAAGCACTGTTTAGACCAGATAATGAAATTCAAGTACCTGCGTCTGATGCTGGAATGGCTGATGGAAATCGAGAACGGCTGGAAGCTCAAGACCGGGGCTTACGGCAAGGGGCTGAAAAAGCTGACCCGCCCGGAGCTCTGGGCAGAGCTGGAAAGCACCTACACCGGCGCCGGTAAAGAGGAAAACTGGGAGGCGCTGTTCAGGACCATTGCGCTCTTCCGTAAAACAGCCAAGGAAGTGGGCACCAAAATGGGCTTTGCCTATCCGCAAGAGCTTGACAATAATGTGGTAAAATACCTTGATGATGTGAGGAATGAAAGGATTCCTTAA
- a CDS encoding class I SAM-dependent methyltransferase — protein sequence MPTDAEITSYDNIATEDYLTHVERPLSWNNIYERPALIERLPALEGKNVLDLGCASGFFTEYALRNGAAVTAVDISQKMLGKLKAKVKSEKLTVHRADIAQPMPFLAGDAYDCVIASLVMHYIKDWTPPLAELYRVMKKGGRLVISTHHPFDMYLYLKPESYYDFKLVEDTWGSGGPRPFRVRYYMRPLNELLRPIIQSRFKIISIDEPLPTEECRKKDERVYRRLTERPSFLFIVLEK from the coding sequence ATGCCCACCGACGCCGAAATAACCAGCTATGACAATATCGCCACCGAGGACTACCTGACGCATGTAGAGCGGCCGCTTTCCTGGAACAACATCTATGAAAGACCGGCCCTGATAGAGCGGCTGCCCGCCCTGGAAGGGAAAAACGTGCTGGACCTGGGCTGCGCTTCCGGCTTTTTCACCGAATATGCGCTGCGAAACGGCGCCGCCGTCACCGCCGTGGATATCAGCCAGAAAATGCTGGGTAAACTAAAGGCGAAAGTAAAGTCCGAAAAGCTGACCGTGCACCGCGCCGATATCGCCCAGCCGATGCCGTTCCTGGCGGGCGATGCGTACGACTGCGTCATCGCTTCCCTGGTGATGCACTATATCAAAGACTGGACGCCGCCGCTGGCGGAGCTTTACCGGGTGATGAAAAAGGGCGGGCGGCTGGTCATTTCCACCCACCACCCCTTCGACATGTACCTGTATCTGAAGCCGGAGAGCTACTACGATTTCAAGCTGGTGGAGGACACCTGGGGCTCCGGGGGGCCGCGGCCGTTCAGAGTGCGCTACTACATGCGGCCACTGAACGAGTTGCTGCGCCCCATCATCCAGTCCAGATTCAAAATCATCAGCATCGACGAGCCGCTGCCGACGGAGGAATGCCGGAAAAAAGACGAGCGGGTTTACCGGCGGCTGACGGAAAGGCCATCGTTCCTGTTTATCGTGCTGGAGAAGTGA
- a CDS encoding NUDIX domain-containing protein, protein MNRKSVRVIAICVFRHGNRILTCDYLDEPEMGPFYRPLGGKVEFGEKTIDTVRREIREEIGQEVTDLKLLTVLENIFSHEDDHGHEIVYVYDGKFTDPSVYQQAAITVNEDDILVMTARWHELDFFNDYHRLVPNGLLPLLKKPG, encoded by the coding sequence ATGAACCGTAAAAGTGTACGGGTCATAGCCATCTGTGTTTTCCGGCACGGCAACCGCATACTCACCTGCGATTATCTCGACGAGCCGGAGATGGGGCCCTTTTACCGCCCGCTGGGCGGCAAGGTGGAGTTCGGGGAGAAGACGATAGACACCGTCAGGCGGGAAATCAGGGAAGAGATAGGGCAGGAAGTGACGGACCTCAAGCTGCTGACCGTCCTGGAGAACATTTTTTCCCACGAGGACGACCACGGGCATGAAATAGTCTACGTCTATGACGGCAAGTTCACCGACCCGTCCGTTTATCAGCAGGCGGCCATCACCGTCAACGAAGACGATATACTGGTAATGACAGCCCGCTGGCACGAACTGGACTTCTTTAACGATTATCACCGGCTGGTGCCAAACGGCCTGCTGCCCCTGTTAAAGAAACCCGGCTAG
- a CDS encoding helix-turn-helix domain-containing protein has translation MLSLNDVAAIFEVHPSTVRRWCREGKIKTCRNGRRGPAFKHEDVAIAYMTRSIRKCLGRRVSG, from the coding sequence ATGCTGTCTTTAAATGATGTCGCTGCAATCTTTGAGGTACACCCCTCCACCGTCCGGCGCTGGTGCCGGGAGGGGAAAATAAAGACCTGCCGCAACGGCCGGCGCGGCCCCGCCTTCAAACACGAGGACGTGGCCATCGCCTATATGACCAGGTCAATCCGCAAGTGCCTGGGCCGCCGCGTTTCCGGCTAG
- a CDS encoding histidine kinase dimerization/phospho-acceptor domain-containing protein: protein MAYKNSARLELETTAGKRLRTAPPAVTPPASVPPVRPEKPAEIPVDVAKTVHDLRASLNIVIGFTELILDETMGKINPEQRRSLNDVLSNGQRLLGLSDQIIKRLGNLPENRK from the coding sequence ATGGCATATAAGAATAGCGCCAGATTAGAGCTTGAGACCACGGCCGGCAAACGCCTTCGGACCGCGCCGCCCGCTGTTACCCCGCCCGCGTCCGTCCCGCCCGTCCGCCCGGAAAAGCCGGCGGAAATCCCCGTTGACGTGGCAAAGACCGTTCATGACCTGCGGGCGTCGCTTAACATCGTCATCGGGTTTACCGAGCTTATCCTGGATGAAACGATGGGCAAAATCAACCCGGAGCAGCGCCGCAGCCTGAACGATGTTTTAAGTAACGGCCAACGCCTGCTCGGCCTTTCCGACCAGATTATCAAGCGACTGGGAAATTTGCCGGAAAACAGGAAGTAG
- a CDS encoding response regulator transcription factor encodes MTKKVLVVDDEPAQTRLATQLLVSHGYSVLTAASGPEAVRLVYEDKPDLVLLDVMMPEIDGWQTCRLIREASEIPIIMLTGKRNAEDDIVRGLECGADEYLAKPVGNRELMARVKASLRRAEKPSSRKEKPNAVFSDAYLAIDITERKVVVGGTRIKLTPREFRLLALLLENAGRVMTHHQVLEHVWGWEYIDDVDYVRIYISHLRQKIEPEPSAPRYILTEPGVGYYFRSLA; translated from the coding sequence ATGACTAAAAAAGTACTCGTCGTCGATGATGAACCCGCCCAGACTCGACTGGCTACCCAGCTGCTGGTTTCCCACGGCTATAGCGTTTTGACCGCCGCCAGCGGGCCGGAGGCCGTGCGCCTGGTTTATGAAGACAAGCCGGACCTCGTCCTGCTGGACGTTATGATGCCGGAAATCGACGGCTGGCAGACCTGCCGCCTCATCCGGGAAGCCAGTGAAATCCCCATCATCATGCTGACCGGCAAGCGCAACGCCGAGGATGACATCGTGCGCGGGCTGGAATGCGGCGCCGATGAATACCTCGCCAAGCCGGTGGGCAACCGCGAGCTGATGGCCCGCGTGAAAGCCTCCCTGCGCCGCGCCGAGAAGCCGTCGTCCCGGAAAGAAAAGCCCAACGCTGTTTTCTCCGATGCCTACCTCGCCATTGACATAACGGAGCGGAAAGTGGTGGTCGGCGGTACCAGGATAAAGCTCACGCCGCGGGAGTTCCGCCTGCTGGCGCTGCTCCTGGAAAACGCCGGGCGTGTCATGACCCACCACCAGGTGCTGGAACACGTCTGGGGCTGGGAGTATATCGACGATGTGGATTATGTGCGCATCTACATTTCCCACCTGCGCCAGAAAATAGAGCCGGAGCCCTCCGCCCCGCGCTACATCCTCACCGAGCCGGGCGTGGGCTACTACTTCCGCAGCCTGGCCTAG